One window from the genome of Leptospira broomii serovar Hurstbridge str. 5399 encodes:
- the pssA gene encoding CDP-diacylglycerol--serine O-phosphatidyltransferase has protein sequence MNRKLSWIPNTITLGNLTMGFVSILIAAEATGNGPQAYILSGFFILLAAICDGLDGMVARALDATSELGADLDSLADLTAFGIAPGFLFYNMVLSEYKIDVFGKEDLFPIGMLLAAVFPICAAYRLARFNVAHDPASFTGLPSPVAGVTIGFLPIFLNRDNIPHWITIPLFLLIAILMVSNVRYGKPQVAIRSKLTPGKAALMLLAAAILLVFVGFNRWPWLIYGLIFLYIFSGLITFLIHLLQDFRVKLD, from the coding sequence ATGAACCGTAAGCTAAGTTGGATCCCGAACACGATCACTCTCGGAAATTTAACCATGGGATTTGTTTCCATTCTCATTGCGGCAGAAGCCACCGGGAACGGCCCCCAGGCTTATATCTTAAGCGGATTTTTTATACTTTTAGCGGCCATATGCGACGGTCTCGACGGTATGGTCGCCCGAGCTCTAGATGCCACGAGCGAATTAGGGGCCGATTTGGACAGTTTGGCCGATCTTACCGCCTTTGGTATCGCACCTGGATTCCTTTTTTATAATATGGTTTTAAGCGAATATAAAATCGACGTCTTCGGTAAGGAAGATCTCTTCCCCATCGGAATGCTCTTAGCTGCGGTGTTCCCGATTTGCGCGGCTTATCGTCTCGCAAGATTCAATGTTGCCCACGATCCTGCGTCTTTTACCGGATTGCCTTCTCCCGTAGCGGGAGTGACGATCGGATTCCTTCCCATCTTTCTCAATCGGGATAATATACCGCACTGGATTACGATTCCCTTGTTTTTGCTGATCGCAATATTAATGGTCTCTAATGTTCGATACGGCAAGCCGCAGGTGGCGATCCGATCCAAGTTAACGCCGGGAAAGGCCGCTCTGATGCTTCTCGCCGCCGCAATTTTGCTCGTATTTGTCGGGTTTAACCGTTGGCCCTGGTTGATTTATGGTCTTATTTTTCTATATATATTTTCCGGTTTAATTACCTTCCTGATACATCTTCTACAGGATTTTCGCGTAAAATTAGATTAA
- a CDS encoding TolC family protein, which yields MSIAGILLLPTLFLLPISAGLLLSETIPFETSSEEKKGITIPKFNPISVSESPTGPQGSSIRLIDWDIDRLTEYAVSNNPLYLSERQNMGISRGAVITASLYRNPILQFQQQFIGGNPNTQGGSPETAPALYQDLDVYGVVPLRTRVAKKSFEASIADFKNFDRVFRMRLRQNYWAFVFLTLLVDTNKEFYENYSDLLELTKFRVQKGDISPLEFERLELERIQVEKYYRDAIVHRQSIEKDLRILSGLSEKEGVFAFKVDSMRFKSLEELGLHLREEYISNDRPDIVALEQRLQEKKMNIELQRKEALGWLQVGGEWRIKGGENYGGVFATIPIPMNDRGQGKVFAAKEEYRKFELALDAKKREVDAEIEAAKKELLAREELLTKYERINLLQKNKQLEEKSRIAYVRGASDQVTFLQAEKNYLIILREYYDLLYLYFNAVEAFKAATGKNSDIKASTQSKGDER from the coding sequence ATGTCGATCGCCGGTATCCTGCTCTTGCCGACTCTTTTCCTTCTGCCAATTTCGGCGGGTCTACTTTTGTCGGAAACAATTCCCTTCGAAACTTCTTCGGAGGAAAAAAAAGGAATCACAATTCCAAAGTTTAATCCTATTTCTGTTTCGGAGAGTCCGACCGGTCCCCAAGGAAGTTCGATCCGACTGATCGATTGGGACATTGATCGATTAACGGAATATGCCGTTTCCAATAATCCTCTTTATCTTTCGGAGCGGCAAAATATGGGAATTTCCCGAGGCGCAGTGATCACAGCCTCCTTGTATCGGAATCCTATATTGCAATTCCAGCAACAATTCATCGGCGGAAATCCGAATACGCAGGGCGGTAGTCCTGAAACGGCTCCTGCTCTTTATCAGGATTTAGACGTCTATGGCGTGGTTCCGTTAAGGACTAGAGTTGCTAAGAAATCTTTCGAAGCTTCGATTGCCGATTTTAAGAACTTCGATCGAGTTTTCAGGATGCGTCTCCGACAAAATTACTGGGCTTTCGTTTTCCTCACTCTACTTGTCGATACCAACAAGGAATTTTACGAGAATTATAGCGACTTACTGGAACTCACGAAATTTCGAGTTCAGAAAGGAGATATTTCTCCATTGGAATTCGAAAGGCTGGAATTGGAAAGAATCCAGGTGGAGAAATATTACCGGGATGCGATCGTTCATAGGCAATCGATCGAAAAGGATCTGCGAATTCTGAGCGGACTTTCCGAAAAAGAGGGCGTCTTTGCTTTTAAAGTGGATTCCATGCGATTTAAATCCCTGGAAGAATTAGGGCTTCATTTGCGGGAGGAATATATCTCGAACGATCGTCCGGATATCGTCGCTTTGGAACAAAGGCTTCAAGAAAAGAAGATGAATATCGAACTCCAGAGAAAGGAGGCCTTGGGCTGGCTCCAGGTCGGCGGAGAATGGAGGATCAAAGGAGGCGAGAATTACGGCGGAGTGTTCGCTACGATTCCGATTCCTATGAACGATCGGGGTCAGGGAAAAGTATTTGCAGCCAAGGAAGAATATCGCAAGTTCGAACTAGCGTTGGATGCCAAAAAAAGGGAAGTAGATGCCGAGATCGAAGCCGCTAAAAAGGAACTACTAGCCCGGGAAGAATTACTCACTAAGTACGAACGAATTAATTTATTACAAAAAAATAAACAATTAGAGGAGAAATCGCGGATCGCCTATGTGCGAGGCGCCTCCGATCAGGTTACGTTCCTTCAAGCGGAAAAAAATTATCTTATAATTCTTCGCGAATATTACGATCTTCTTTATCTTTATTTCAATGCAGTCGAAGCCTTTAAGGCCGCGACCGGAAAAAATTCCGATATTAAAGCCAGCACGCAAAGTAAAGGAGACGAGCGATGA
- the lexA gene encoding transcriptional repressor LexA, with protein MKDLTEKQLAVLHFITNVIKERGFPPTIREIGDEFGITAKGAYDHLKAIEKKGYLKTSKNQSRAIELMRQSPFETLNVPTPSIPLIGRVAAGLPILAEENIESYIPVPEELASKGMTFALKVQGDSMVEAGISDGDIAIIQKRDIARNGEIVVALIDDEATLKVYYKEADHVRLEARNAKYKPIKTKKAVIIGKLIGLYRVY; from the coding sequence ATGAAGGATTTGACGGAAAAGCAACTCGCAGTGCTCCATTTTATCACAAACGTAATCAAAGAACGTGGGTTTCCTCCTACAATCCGGGAAATCGGAGATGAATTTGGTATTACTGCCAAAGGCGCTTACGATCACCTTAAAGCGATTGAAAAGAAGGGATATCTAAAGACTTCGAAAAACCAATCTAGGGCGATTGAGTTGATGAGGCAGAGTCCGTTCGAGACTCTTAATGTTCCGACTCCTAGTATTCCGTTGATTGGAAGGGTGGCGGCCGGACTTCCGATTTTAGCCGAAGAAAATATCGAATCGTACATTCCTGTCCCTGAAGAACTAGCGTCCAAAGGAATGACTTTCGCTCTAAAAGTGCAAGGCGATTCCATGGTGGAAGCCGGAATCAGCGACGGAGACATTGCTATTATCCAGAAACGAGATATTGCTCGTAATGGAGAGATCGTGGTCGCCCTAATTGATGATGAAGCGACGCTTAAAGTGTATTATAAGGAAGCTGATCACGTTCGTCTCGAAGCCAGGAATGCAAAATACAAGCCCATTAAAACTAAGAAAGCCGTGATAATCGGTAAACTCATCGGACTTTATCGGGTGTATTGA
- the tsaD gene encoding tRNA (adenosine(37)-N6)-threonylcarbamoyltransferase complex transferase subunit TsaD — translation MIGLGIESSCDETSLGIVKDGRELLSLKIFSQIDLHKPFRGIVPEIASRAHLEKINILLSEVLEESGLELKDLGYIAVTRSPGLTGSLMIGAQLARCIHAVYNTPIIPLCHLQAHFAVLQLEGVEPIFPSIGLLLSGGNSAIYRISEFGRMETIGDTMDDALGEAFDKVAGLLGLPYPGGPIIEEYASSYRPEKGEKDLLPPLLRNLEHSRVAFSFSGLKTAVANLIAKQPDLSISKVCYHFQKTAFELVERNIKRAVEITGIKRVLAAGGVLANTTLKHRLEDLAEKNSLEFFSPRKKIYCTDNGAMVAALGYYLFQKGYSKSLEFTVSPVRQETYV, via the coding sequence ATGATCGGACTCGGAATAGAAAGCAGTTGCGACGAAACTAGTCTAGGAATCGTCAAGGACGGACGAGAACTTCTGTCCTTAAAAATTTTTAGTCAGATCGATCTTCATAAACCCTTTCGTGGAATTGTTCCCGAAATAGCATCTCGCGCTCATCTGGAAAAAATCAACATTTTGCTTTCGGAAGTCTTGGAAGAATCCGGTCTTGAACTCAAGGATTTGGGATACATTGCAGTCACTCGATCGCCTGGATTAACCGGTTCTTTGATGATCGGCGCACAATTGGCGCGTTGTATTCATGCGGTTTATAATACTCCCATTATCCCTCTTTGCCATTTACAGGCTCATTTTGCGGTACTTCAATTGGAAGGAGTGGAACCGATTTTTCCAAGCATAGGCTTACTTCTTTCAGGCGGAAACTCCGCAATTTATCGCATTTCCGAATTTGGCAGAATGGAGACGATCGGTGATACGATGGATGATGCATTAGGCGAGGCATTTGATAAGGTCGCCGGCCTGCTCGGATTGCCGTATCCTGGAGGACCGATAATAGAAGAATATGCGTCCTCCTACCGGCCTGAAAAAGGGGAGAAGGATTTGCTCCCGCCTTTATTACGAAATTTGGAACATTCGCGGGTTGCTTTCTCGTTTTCAGGTTTGAAAACGGCTGTTGCAAATTTGATTGCGAAGCAACCCGACCTATCGATTTCCAAGGTCTGCTATCATTTTCAAAAGACTGCGTTCGAATTGGTGGAACGAAATATTAAGCGAGCCGTGGAAATTACGGGGATTAAGAGAGTTCTCGCAGCAGGAGGGGTCTTGGCGAATACGACGCTCAAGCATCGACTGGAGGATCTTGCGGAAAAAAATTCCCTGGAATTTTTTTCGCCCAGAAAAAAGATCTACTGCACGGATAATGGAGCGATGGTAGCGGCTCTAGGTTATTATTTATTTCAGAAAGGCTATTCTAAAAGTTTGGAGTTCACGGTTAGTCCCGTGAGACAGGAGACGTACGTATGA
- a CDS encoding tetratricopeptide repeat protein, with amino-acid sequence MIFVILIAAGIILIVAAGSFLIQSKKDSFEKALALAAMGNYVDSRILIRDILDANPSNVRAHYIMAKIYAMEGDHVNEARHLEKIKKIGTYDKDISEVAVSNRIADIYYQQDLFEESVFHYVDTLSADPENLEANIRIAFMALGQKEFGIADKFLSRVPDDKVKMTALFIAKGVVAATLRKGDAKHYFKQAFDEEPGSAVAGFLYSLTLARSGEHDEAIRIANSVVDIVTDEYVRFTLFQFIMLEFLQKGDLNEALKHSRLCMEIARNNGWKQELIDSDFHFALIAVKMGRLEEASEYLIEAESERVDDDRIIELANYKYQLETKRLEAGKPAKSGYTPDEEIGRLLPELFPVERYYEISGLKSSKSFHIKGIIDEEGGKIIADINKIGISALDHFRSLKGVEFKNLCVKVVLALNYTISREIPNKEGDGLNFMGLSKSDKETRALFKFRRWKDAKVSDIFLRDTLSQVKDLSLDKAFIVGDAEFTDGARRFLADNSSRLSVLYGKDLEELLKKALKTSV; translated from the coding sequence ATGATCTTTGTAATTCTTATCGCAGCAGGAATCATCCTGATCGTCGCAGCAGGGTCCTTTTTAATCCAGTCCAAGAAGGACTCGTTTGAAAAGGCCCTTGCCCTTGCTGCTATGGGAAATTACGTGGATTCCCGAATTTTAATCCGAGACATTTTGGATGCGAATCCCTCGAACGTGAGGGCCCATTACATCATGGCTAAGATTTACGCGATGGAAGGGGATCACGTCAACGAAGCCAGGCATTTAGAGAAAATTAAGAAAATCGGAACGTATGATAAGGATATTTCGGAAGTCGCGGTTTCGAATCGGATCGCCGATATTTACTATCAACAGGACTTATTCGAAGAATCCGTGTTTCATTATGTGGATACCTTATCTGCAGATCCGGAAAATCTCGAGGCGAACATAAGGATAGCCTTTATGGCTTTGGGTCAAAAAGAGTTCGGGATCGCCGATAAATTTCTTTCGCGCGTTCCGGACGATAAGGTAAAAATGACCGCCTTGTTTATCGCGAAAGGGGTTGTTGCCGCAACCTTAAGAAAAGGGGACGCCAAGCATTACTTCAAACAGGCCTTCGACGAAGAACCGGGATCGGCGGTTGCAGGATTTCTGTATTCCTTAACTCTCGCTCGTTCAGGTGAGCACGACGAGGCGATTAGAATAGCTAATTCGGTAGTCGATATAGTTACGGACGAATACGTTCGATTCACATTATTCCAATTCATTATGTTGGAGTTTTTGCAAAAAGGAGATCTAAACGAAGCTCTCAAGCATTCTAGGCTTTGTATGGAAATCGCCAGAAATAACGGCTGGAAGCAAGAGCTAATAGATTCCGATTTTCATTTCGCCTTAATTGCTGTCAAAATGGGTCGTTTGGAAGAGGCCAGCGAATATCTCATCGAAGCCGAGTCGGAGAGGGTCGACGACGACAGAATCATCGAGCTGGCAAACTATAAGTATCAGCTGGAAACAAAACGTCTGGAAGCGGGCAAACCTGCAAAGAGCGGTTACACCCCCGACGAAGAGATAGGCCGACTCTTACCCGAACTTTTTCCAGTGGAACGATATTACGAAATCTCAGGATTGAAATCTTCCAAGTCCTTCCATATCAAAGGGATCATTGACGAAGAGGGCGGTAAAATCATCGCCGACATTAATAAAATCGGTATCAGCGCGTTGGATCATTTCCGCAGCCTGAAGGGCGTAGAATTCAAGAATCTTTGCGTTAAAGTAGTACTCGCTTTAAACTACACGATTAGTCGAGAGATCCCGAATAAGGAAGGAGACGGCCTGAACTTTATGGGATTAAGTAAGTCGGATAAAGAAACTCGCGCCTTGTTTAAATTCAGAAGATGGAAGGACGCAAAAGTTTCGGATATTTTTTTAAGAGATACATTGAGTCAAGTGAAGGATTTAAGTTTGGATAAGGCGTTCATCGTGGGGGACGCGGAATTCACCGACGGCGCGCGACGTTTTTTGGCGGATAATTCGTCACGACTCTCCGTTCTCTATGGAAAAGATCTCGAGGAACTTTTGAAAAAAGCCTTAAAAACTTCAGTGTAA
- a CDS encoding S41 family peptidase, producing MKTKERLAWTGVVLVLLFALLFRPTPVKAISETSEKYLQLFHEVLGLVQNGYVEPVDEEKVFIGAIKGLIASLGDPHSTFLDEEEYRQMKEETRGSFGGLGMEVAFADGAIVVVSPIEDTPAMRAGILPQDRIIEIDGKSTANLGYSEGIKLMRGKPGSSVSIKLERKNQKEPIQLTLVRENIQIRYVRSHFFNKEKVGYIRLNQFMGENTQEEFKKQLKALVDKKAEGLVVDLRMNPGGLLPLASALSDLFLPPGLDIVSVKGRGGELADTAKSSNSPDKFTKIPMVVLINEGSASASEIFAGAMQDHARAKILGTTSYGKGSVQFVYSLSYGNAVKLTVQKYYTPSGRSLHGKGIQPDIVVKAIEPTEDDRFYLRKMGEKKLLDQLILKFPDYSEQNFQLFEKALKELGIKLSSDVARILFKNRTQSEKERTTTDLDLDPQLRKAIEILSEKKS from the coding sequence ATGAAAACTAAAGAAAGGCTAGCTTGGACCGGCGTCGTATTAGTCCTGCTTTTTGCCCTACTGTTTCGTCCGACTCCAGTGAAGGCGATCTCGGAAACCTCCGAGAAATACCTACAATTATTTCATGAAGTCTTAGGACTAGTACAAAACGGGTACGTAGAACCAGTCGATGAAGAAAAAGTTTTTATAGGGGCAATAAAAGGTCTCATCGCTTCTTTAGGTGATCCTCATTCTACCTTCCTGGACGAGGAAGAATATAGACAAATGAAAGAGGAGACTCGAGGAAGCTTTGGCGGTCTCGGAATGGAGGTCGCTTTTGCGGACGGAGCCATCGTCGTTGTTTCTCCGATCGAAGATACCCCCGCCATGCGTGCTGGGATATTACCCCAAGATAGAATCATCGAGATCGACGGAAAAAGCACGGCGAATCTAGGTTATTCCGAAGGGATTAAACTTATGAGAGGTAAGCCCGGTTCCTCGGTATCGATTAAGCTAGAGCGTAAAAATCAGAAGGAGCCGATTCAACTTACATTAGTTCGCGAGAATATTCAAATTCGTTACGTTCGATCCCACTTCTTTAATAAGGAAAAAGTGGGATATATTCGCTTAAACCAATTTATGGGCGAAAATACACAGGAAGAATTTAAGAAACAACTTAAAGCTCTTGTGGATAAAAAAGCGGAGGGACTCGTCGTGGATCTGCGAATGAATCCGGGGGGTCTTTTACCTCTTGCGTCGGCGCTCTCGGATCTTTTTCTTCCTCCCGGTTTGGATATCGTTTCGGTAAAAGGTAGAGGTGGGGAGTTAGCCGACACGGCAAAATCTTCCAATTCTCCCGATAAGTTCACTAAGATTCCGATGGTAGTTTTGATAAACGAAGGCTCAGCTTCCGCGTCGGAAATTTTTGCGGGGGCTATGCAGGATCATGCGAGAGCAAAAATTTTAGGGACAACATCTTACGGAAAGGGCTCGGTTCAGTTTGTGTATTCTCTTTCATACGGTAATGCGGTAAAACTGACCGTTCAAAAATACTATACACCGTCGGGTCGTTCTCTACATGGAAAAGGAATCCAACCTGATATCGTCGTAAAGGCAATCGAACCTACGGAAGACGATCGGTTTTATCTTCGTAAGATGGGAGAAAAGAAACTCCTAGATCAGTTAATCTTGAAATTTCCCGATTATAGCGAACAAAATTTTCAACTGTTCGAAAAGGCTTTGAAAGAGCTTGGAATCAAGCTTTCCTCGGACGTGGCTCGTATTCTTTTTAAGAATCGCACTCAATCCGAAAAGGAAAGGACTACTACGGATTTGGATTTGGATCCGCAACTTCGTAAAGCGATCGAAATACTTTCGGAAAAAAAATCCTAA
- a CDS encoding efflux RND transporter periplasmic adaptor subunit, translating to MKAILQRYKLLIFLIVLVSGAAYGYKQYYKKKSDKKMTEVSRNFFTVPEEILKRHPLTFVSLKEVSQFEELALPGRITYDPESMARVGSTVEAKIKKVLVREGDRVNQGSPLAILSSVQLGEVEAAYVKARASLEALKLQADRAKELFEMKVTSAKEYELATMQYKTAKTEVETTRIKLENYGLTSSEIEGIERGVYVSSNLVLRSPINGEVTERKAIIGQQTSRNEELFTVANLNNLWVLLDVYEKDLEGVREGAQATIYPFGNEESTKIQGRVAYVGAILDSVKRTAKIRIMVSNRGGKLKPGQTVTAKVAGLVVSKGEGKRKTLPLEAVHEIEGRSVVFVHHDDGTFEAMDVVTGDTIGEDVIILSGLQDGIQVVSKGSFVLKSEYLKY from the coding sequence ATGAAAGCCATTTTACAACGATATAAACTCCTTATTTTTCTGATCGTTCTCGTTTCGGGTGCGGCGTACGGCTATAAACAATATTATAAAAAGAAATCGGATAAAAAAATGACGGAAGTATCCCGTAATTTTTTTACCGTGCCGGAGGAAATCTTAAAGCGACATCCTTTAACGTTTGTTAGCTTAAAAGAAGTCTCCCAATTCGAGGAACTTGCACTCCCGGGTCGCATCACTTACGATCCCGAGAGCATGGCTAGGGTCGGCTCCACGGTGGAAGCTAAGATCAAGAAGGTTTTGGTCCGCGAAGGGGATCGAGTGAATCAAGGTTCTCCCCTTGCAATTCTTTCATCCGTACAATTAGGCGAAGTCGAAGCCGCCTACGTAAAGGCGAGAGCCTCTCTAGAAGCTTTAAAACTCCAGGCAGACAGGGCAAAAGAACTCTTTGAAATGAAAGTCACTTCCGCTAAGGAATATGAGCTCGCCACTATGCAATATAAGACAGCCAAAACCGAAGTGGAAACGACTCGAATAAAATTGGAAAACTACGGATTGACTTCTTCCGAAATAGAAGGAATCGAGAGAGGAGTATACGTCTCCTCAAATCTGGTTTTAAGAAGCCCGATAAACGGAGAAGTTACCGAGAGAAAAGCGATCATAGGCCAGCAAACTTCAAGGAACGAAGAGTTATTTACTGTGGCAAATTTAAATAACCTTTGGGTCCTGTTGGACGTTTATGAAAAGGATCTTGAAGGAGTGAGAGAAGGTGCACAGGCCACTATTTATCCGTTCGGAAACGAAGAAAGCACCAAGATACAAGGTCGGGTCGCCTATGTCGGAGCGATTTTGGATAGCGTTAAGCGAACAGCCAAAATTAGAATCATGGTTTCGAATCGCGGAGGCAAGTTGAAGCCGGGGCAAACAGTTACCGCTAAAGTAGCCGGATTGGTGGTAAGTAAAGGCGAAGGAAAACGAAAAACTTTACCTTTGGAAGCAGTTCATGAAATCGAAGGTAGGTCGGTAGTATTCGTTCATCATGACGATGGTACTTTCGAGGCAATGGACGTTGTTACTGGAGATACGATCGGCGAAGATGTGATTATCCTGAGCGGATTACAGGATGGAATTCAAGTCGTTTCCAAAGGCTCTTTTGTATTAAAAAGCGAGTATCTCAAATATTAA
- a CDS encoding LA_1448 family UV-C exposure upregulated protein, whose amino-acid sequence MNSPSVYRKFAVSLLFLLLAFCASPKKEIGDAELKLVLDYLAEARFGERLSSVSEKPIPNDKQIFLTACERYMLDSDAVLKILKVKNPQIYSSLVKSYEN is encoded by the coding sequence GTGAATTCCCCGTCAGTGTACCGCAAATTCGCGGTTTCCCTCCTCTTTCTCCTACTTGCATTTTGCGCTTCTCCCAAGAAAGAAATCGGAGATGCAGAATTAAAATTGGTACTGGATTATCTTGCCGAGGCAAGATTCGGCGAGAGGTTATCCTCCGTATCGGAAAAGCCCATACCGAACGATAAACAGATTTTCTTAACGGCATGTGAACGCTATATGCTCGATTCAGATGCAGTTTTAAAAATTTTGAAAGTCAAAAACCCGCAGATTTATTCTAGCCTGGTCAAGTCCTATGAAAACTAA